Part of the Streptomyces europaeiscabiei genome is shown below.
CCTGAAGGCGACGGCCCCGCTGGCGCCTGAAAGACGACGGCCCTGCGGACGTGAAAGACGATGGCTCCGCGCCCCTGAAGGATGACGGCGCTGCGGACCTGAAGGACGATGGCTCCGCGCCCCTGAAAAGCAGAGGGCGCAGTCTTTGCTTTTCAGGGGCGCGGGGAACTGCGCGAGAAGCCCCACTCACCCGCAGTCCTCACGCACCCGAGCCCCCACGGCGAACCGGTCCCGTCAGTCGGCCGCCATATCCTTCGCGCTGAGCGCCAGCTCGTTGTTCACGGTGAAGTACGGCCGCACCCGAGTCCGCCCCCGTTCGAAGTGATCGAACACTTCCCCGGGCACCAGATCGGTCTTCCGCCGCTCCACCACGTCCCCACCGATCCGCCCCACCGGCACGGTGTCCAGCCGCAGATCCCACAGGTCGTGCTCGACACTGCGCCGGGCCATGATCTCGCCGTACGGAACGGTGAACCGGAACCCCCTCTCCCCCACGGCCCGCGCGGCCACGGAGAAGTCGTACGCGGTGTCGGTCCGGGAGACGACCCGGACCTCGGTTCCCTCCTCCACCGAAGCGGCGTCCCCGTACAGCGTCGCGGTCACGGTCATCGACCCCTCGCCCACCTCGACGGTGTCGATCTCCGCGTGCGCGGGCCGCAGCCACGTCCGCAGTGCGAGGAACCCGTCGGCGGTCGGGTACGGAATCCACGCCCCCACCCCCCGCCGGTCGACACTCGGCACCCGCCCGACCAGCGCGGCCTGCTCGACCAGTCGTGCGCTCAGCCGCACCCGCTTGTTCGTGCCGCGCTGCGCGACGTAGCAGTCCCAGCGGCCCTCGGCGAGGGTGTGCTCGGCCGGGCTGAAGGCCGCCTGCACCACGGTGTCCGGCGTGTCGGCCGTCGGCAGGACCGGTACCCGGATCTGCCGCTTGCCGGGATCGCGGCGCAGCCGGGCGACGAGGTCGAGGGGCCCGGTGGGCAGCTCAGCCTGATCGAGGCGGACGAGGAAGCCGCCGTCGGAGGTGGCGCGGGCGTGCGCCATGGGCGTGGGAGCGCTCCCCTCGGCCTCGGCGGCGGGAGCGGCCTGCGCGGAACGCGGGCGGACGGCACGGGCGGCGAGCTGTCTCAGCCGGGCGGCGCCGTCCCACCGGCGGCGCCGGGAGCGGGACAGCTCCTCGAAGAGGTTCTCGTAGCGGTGGGCGATGACGGAGGGCGCGTACGCGTCGGCCTTGCCGAGCGCCTCCTTGCCGAGCCGTTCGCGCAGCGCCTCGTCGGTGACGACTCGTTTCAGCGCGTCGGCGTAGGCGTCGACGTCCCCGTCGAGCGGGACGAGGATGCCGTCCTGGCCGTCGGTGATGATCTCGCCGGGTCCGTGCGGGCAGTCGGTGGCTACGACGGGGACCCCGCAGTGCATGGCCTCGACGATGGTCATGCCGAAGGACTCCATGTCGGAGGAGACGGCGGCGACGGCGCCCTTGGCCCACTCGGTCTCGATCGGCGAGACCGCCCCCATGAGGAAGACCCGGTCGTGCAGTCCGAGCCGGTCGATCTGCTCCCGCAGGTTCTCCTTCTGCGGGCCGCGCCCGTAGATCCGCAGGGTCCAGCCGGCGTGTTCGGCGGCCACCTTGGCGAAGGCGTTCACCAGCCGGTCGTACCGCTTGATGGGGATGAGTCGGCCGGCGGCGACGATGACCTGGGAGTCCAGGGTGGAGCGTTCGACGGCGGAAGCCCGCACGCCGTTGGGCACGCACACGATGGTGGTGCCGACGCCGGACAGGGCGGCGCGGTACTGGGCGGCGTCGGCCTCGGAGACGGTGACGTAGGCGTCGAGTCCGGCGATGGCCTCGTTCTGGTTGGTGCGCAGCGGTTCGCTGTACTGGTCGAGGCTCAGATGCTCCTGGCCGACGCGCAGATAGCGGCGGCGGCCGTCGCGGGCGAGATAGCCGTTGAGGTCCGGGCGGGTGGCGATGACCACGTCGGCCTCGGTACGGGCGAGGAAGCCGCCGATGCGTTCGTCCTGCAGCGCGGTGTAGGGCAGGTTCCCGGTCGCCCCGCTGTAGGGGAACATCGTGCCGGGCAGCTTGGTGAGCGGGTGGTCGCCCTCGAAGCCGGGGACCCCTTCCCGCAGGTCGATCAGCGAGGTCAGACGAACGCGCGGGTCGAACGGGAGCGCCGGTTCGTCGCGGGAGCGGTGGACGCTGACGACCTCGACGTCGTGCCGGTCGGCGAACGCGGCCGACAGATTCGTCGTCGAGCGGATGGTGCCACCGATGCCGAAGGCATTGTTGATCAAAAAGGCGATCTTCATATGTGTTTCCCCCTGGAAACCGCCCGAGCGCGGGCGTCATCGCGCCCGCGCCCCCCTGGCGGTCAGGTCAGAGGATGCGCGCGCACGGCTGTATACGCGATACGTGGTCGACAATCAAAAAATGAATGAATTGGCGCAGCGGAAATCGACCGACCGGGAAAATCGCAAAGGGATACGCACGGAAGCGCATCGCACGATGAAATCCCGGCCGGGCGGCCGAAAGCCTATGTGGCGCGCGTCACCAACCCCGTCCAACGCGCCGGACGGCTCAACAGATACTCACTGGCCCAGATCCCCCCTGGTCACAGCCCCGCCTCCCACTTCCCCGGTCAACACACGGGAGGCAACAAAAAAGTAAGCCGAGAATATATCCTTCAGAAAGAAAATCCAAAGAACAATATCAGCCACTCCTGCACCAAGGGCGCTCAGGAGCATCGGCGAGACGGAATGCGAAACTCCGCACGGAATAAGAAAATCCGTTTTGGCTACGGCCTTTCGAGCGAAGCGGGGTGCAGCGGAGTCGTTTCCAGAACGTCCGCCGCCATCCGTCCGGCCGGGCCCTCCGTCTGTTCGGCGATGCGCCGGAACGTGTCCTGGGCCTGCCTCGCGGGCCACTCGGCGGGCAGATGCTGCACGGGCAGACGCGGGTCGGTACGGATGATGCGCAGCCACTCGGCGACGAGCCGCAGCCGGGTGGCGATCGGGTCGGCGGCGGCGAGGTCGGCGGCGGTCCACCGTTTGTCGAAGGCGACGTAGCGCGCGGCCAGGATCTCCAGGTCCCAGCTCTCGCGGATCATCAGCCCGATGTCGGTGAACTCGTCGGCCTGCGCGTGGAACACCTTCACATGCGCGTCCAGACCCAACTCGGAGACGATCTCCCGCACGTCCACCCGCCCCGGCGCGATCCACAGCCCGCTGTACAGGGCGCCGAATCCGGACCAGGTGAGCCGGGAGCGCAGATCGTGCCGCTGGCGCTGCCAGGACTCGGGGAGGGAGAAGCCGAGGAGGGTCCAGGTACCGTCCCAGTCCTCGTTCACCGCACCGTCGCGCCAGATGCGCTGTCCGCCGTCGCGCAGGATGTCCCCCGCGTGCGGGGTAAGTCCGAAGAACATTCTCCGGCCCTCGCGTTGGCGCCGCAGCAGCCCCCGGTTCACCATCCGCGTCAGCGTCGACCGTACGGCCTGCTCCCCCGTGCCGACCCGCCCGAGCACATCGATGATGCTCCCCGAATACACCCCGAGGCCGCCCTCCCCCAGGTCCAGCACGTGATTCCCGAAGAAGGACAGCACCAACGACTGCGGCCGCAACTGCGGCGCACCGACGACATCGGCATCCAGGATCTCGTCCTCCACAGCGGTAAGGGTACGGGGGCCACGCGGTGGCGGTCAGGGGATGGGGCCGCACGATTCCGGGGCCTGGCGGGGTGGGTGGGTGCCACTTGACTCCGGGCCTGGCGGGGGGGTGGGTGCCACTTGATTCCGGGCCTGGCGGGGGGTGGGTGCCACTTGATTCCGGGCCTGGCGGGGGGTGGGTGCCACTTGACTCCGGGCCTGGCCCGGGGAGGGAGGGCCTCGTGACTCCGCGCCCGGCCGGGGATGGAGAACCTCATGGTCCATGTTTCGGCCCCTGGCCGGCGACTGAGGCCGCACTGTTCGCGAGCGTGATCAGCGGCTGGGGCCGTGCAGTCCGGGGTGCTGAATCGGGCCGCCGACCGCGCCCCGAAAGGGGCGCGGGGAACTGCGCGAGAAGCCCCACCCGGCCGCAGCCGAGCAACACCCCACCGCCCCCACCCCACCCCGAACGCGACTCACCGAACCGGCCGGCCTACGAGGCCACCCCCTCCTTCGCCGCGCCCTCCCGGAGGGACACCTCGCCCAGGGACTCCCGGTGCGTCTCCCGTACGAACCACACGGTCACGGCGGTGATCGCCGCACCCCCGCAGATCAGCAGCGAGATCGGCGTACTGGAACCCCCGTTGGCCGCCACCAGACTCCCCGCGATCATCGGCGAGAACCCGGCACCGATCAGGGTGGCGAGCTGGTACCCGAGGGACGCCCCGGTGTAGCGCACCTTGGTCCCGAACATCTCGGTGAGCAGCGCCCCCAGCGGCCCGTACATCACGGACTGGGCGAAACCGTGGCCGAGTACGACCGCGAGGATCAGCAGCCCCGGCGACTTGGAGTCCACCAGCGCGAGCACGGGGAAGGCGAGGGCCACGGAGGCGATGGCCCCGGCCAGGACGACGGGACGTCGGCCGACACGGTCGGAGAGCGCCGACGCGCACGGCAGGACGACCAGGGCGACACCGGCGGAGACCGTGAGCGCGGTCAGCACCTGCGGCCGGGGATAGCCGATGCCGGTGGCGTACGCGATGAGATAGCTGGTCAGCAGGGACTGCGCGGTGAACGCGCCGATACCGACACACGCGGCCAGCACCAGCGCACGCGGCCGGCGCAGCACGTCCACGATCGGCAGCCGGGCCTCGCCCCGGTCCTTCTTGACCTTGGCGAAGAGCGGGCTCTCGACCACCTTCAGCCGGACGAAGAGCCCGACACCGAGCAGCACGACGCTGAGCAGGAACGGCACGCGCCAGCCCCACGCGGCGAACTGGTCGCGTGGCATGGCCACCACGAACGTCACGACGACCGACGACAGCAGGGAGCCGAGCGGTGCCCCCATCTGCGTGAAGCTGGACCACAGTCCGCGCCGCTTCTCACCGGCGTGCTCGACGACCATCAGCGTGGCGCCGCCCCATTCACCGCCGATGGCGATGCCCTGCAGCACCCGCAGGGTGATGAGGAGGACGGGCGCCCAGACACCGATGGTGTCGTAGGTGGGCAGCAGCCCGATGAGGAAGCTGGCACCGCCCATCAGACCCATGGTCAGCAGCAGCATGGACTTACGGCCGAGCCGGTCGCCGAAGTGCCCGAAGATGATGCCGCCGAGGGGACGGGCGACGTATCCGGCGGCGAAGGTGCCGAAAGCGGCGATCGTGCCGACGGCCGGGTCGGCGCCCGGGAAGAACAGCTCGCCGAAGACGAGCGCGGCGACCGTTCCGTAGACGAGGAAGTCGTAGAACTCGACGGCCGTACCGAGCAGCCCGGAGAGCGCGACGCGACGCAACTGCCTTGCACGCAAGGCCTCTTCGGCCTGTTCGGCAGGGTTGGGGAGGGGGGACGGGGACATGCGGGTCTCCCTGGAGCTAAGGGGGGAACGAGGGAGGAACGAGGGAGGAACACCGCGAAGGTAGGCGCGCATCTATCTGCCGTCAATATTTTGCACAACATCGACATCGACCCCGCACCCTCGCGACAGACCCGCGCCCCCCTCTCCCCGCACCCTCGCGACAGACCCGCGCGCCCCTCCCCGCGCCTCGGACTCCCTCCGCCCAGGACTCCCTCCCCGCGCCTCAGACCGGCTCCAGGAACTCCAGTCGGTTGCCCACCGGGTCCTCGGAGTAGAACCGCCGATACCCCGGCAGGTCGTCGTCCCAGGCCACCACCGCCCCACGCCCGGCCAGACGGGCGGCGTACGCGTCGATGCCCCGAACCCGCAACCCGGGGTGAGCCTTCTTCGACGCCCGGAAACCCCACTCCGCCCCGAGGTGCAGAATCACCTCCCCCGCCCCGAACCAGCACCCTCCCCGCACCGCGAGCGCGGGCGGCTTCGGGATCTCCGTCATCCCGAGGACCCCGACGTAGTACGCCCGCAACCGGTCCTCCGCACCGGGCGGGGCGGCGAGCAGGACGTGGTCGACGGCGGCGATCACCGGCTCGCCTCCGGCTTGTGGGCTACGACGAAGATGCGGCGGAACGGGAACGGTGTGCCGTGCGCGGTGGGCGGATAGGCCTCGCGCAGCGCGTCCCGGTACTCGGCCACGAACGGCTCGGCGTCCGCGCCCAGTTCGGTGAGGACCGGGCGCAGCCCCGTCCCCGTCACCCAGTCGAGCACCGCGTCCTCGCCCTGGAGGAGATGGACGTACGTCGTCTCCCACGCGTCGACCTCGCAGCCGAGGTCGGCGAGGGCCGCGAGGTAGCCCGCGGGGGCACGGACCGCGTCGTCGTGCCGGAGCGTCTCGCCGAGCCGGTCCTTCCAGCGGGCGGAGTGGGCGAGTTCGCGCATGAGGCGGTGGCTGGGCGAGTCGAAGTTGCCGGGGACCTGGAAGGCGAAGGTGCCGCCCGGGGCGAGGGCGTCGACCCAGACGGGGAAGCGGTCGAGGTGGCCGGGCACCCACTGGAAGGTGGCGTTGCTGACGATCAGGTCGTACGGCTCCGGGGGCGCCCAGGTCCGTACGTCCGCCGCGGCGAAGCCGATACGGCCGCCGCCCGGGGTGGGCCCCTCGTGGTCGACGTGGGCCCTGTCCAGCATCTCGGGCGAGTTGTCGTACCCGGTGATGTGCGCGGTGGGCCAGCGGTCGGCGAGGAGGCGGGTGACGTTGCCTGGGCCACAGCCGAGGTCGGCGATGCGGGGTCGCGCCGCGGGTGGTTCGGGGACGTGGGCGAGCAGGTCGACGAAGGCGCGGGCGCGGTGGCCGGCGTGCCGCAGGTACTGCTGGGGGTCCCAGGTGGGGCTGGTGGCGGGCATGGGGGACTACCTCCTCGTGAATCCGCGCGTTCCTCCGGACCCCGGCGCGGGGTGTCGCCGCCCGGCTCCGGACGCCTCCACTCTCGTAGTCGAATATCTCGATGTCAAGAGACTTGATACTAATCCTCTCGACTTCAAGAGACTTCACATCGACACAACCACTACACTGATCGCCATGGAGGACGAGGTCGATCGGCTGGTCGCAGCGTGGCGCCGGGAGCGCCCCGACCTCGACGTGGAGCCGCTGGAAGTACTCAGCCGGGTGAGCAGACTTGCCCGGCACCTGGATCGCGCACGCCGGCTGGCGTTCGCCGAGCACCAGCTGGAGCCGTGGGAGTTCGACGTGCTGACGGCGCTGAGGCGTGCGGGAAACCCGTATCAGCTCTCGCCCGGTCAGCTGCTCACGCAGACGCTGGTGACGTCGGGCACGATGACGAACCGGATCGACCGGCTGACGAAGAAGGGCCTGGTCGAACGGCTGCCCGACCCCAGTGACCGCCGGGGCGTACTCGTCCGGCTGACGGACGAGGGCCGGGACCGCGCGGACCAGGCGCTCGCCGGACTCCTGGACCAGGAACGGGCGATCCTGGCCGAGTTGTCCCGCGCCCAGCGGGGCGACCTGGCGGGCCTGCTACGCCAGTTGACCGCCCCGTTCGACAACATCCCCGGCTGAGGGCCTGCCGGGCGGACGTCGCCGGAGACGCGGGGTCCGCTCACCGGCGACGGTCAGGCGCTGCTGCTCTCCTCCGGCATGATCCGCCCGGCCGGCCCCAGGTCCACGGGCCCGACCCCGGCCCGGCGCGCGAGCGCGACGGCGGCGAGGGTGGAGTGGACGCCCAGCTTTCCGAGGACGTTCTGCATGTGGGTGCGGACGGTGTGCGGCGAGAGGAACAGGCGCTCGGCCACGGCCTTGCGCCCCAGCCCCGCCACCATGCACCGAAGCACTTCCCGCTCACGCGGGGTGAGGGACTCGACGAGCCGCTCACTCTCCGTGCGGTGCTTGCGGGCGGCGGTCAACTCCCGCAGGACGCCCGTGAGAAGCGCGGGCGGCAGATGTG
Proteins encoded:
- a CDS encoding glycosyltransferase family 4 protein, giving the protein MKIAFLINNAFGIGGTIRSTTNLSAAFADRHDVEVVSVHRSRDEPALPFDPRVRLTSLIDLREGVPGFEGDHPLTKLPGTMFPYSGATGNLPYTALQDERIGGFLARTEADVVIATRPDLNGYLARDGRRRYLRVGQEHLSLDQYSEPLRTNQNEAIAGLDAYVTVSEADAAQYRAALSGVGTTIVCVPNGVRASAVERSTLDSQVIVAAGRLIPIKRYDRLVNAFAKVAAEHAGWTLRIYGRGPQKENLREQIDRLGLHDRVFLMGAVSPIETEWAKGAVAAVSSDMESFGMTIVEAMHCGVPVVATDCPHGPGEIITDGQDGILVPLDGDVDAYADALKRVVTDEALRERLGKEALGKADAYAPSVIAHRYENLFEELSRSRRRRWDGAARLRQLAARAVRPRSAQAAPAAEAEGSAPTPMAHARATSDGGFLVRLDQAELPTGPLDLVARLRRDPGKRQIRVPVLPTADTPDTVVQAAFSPAEHTLAEGRWDCYVAQRGTNKRVRLSARLVEQAALVGRVPSVDRRGVGAWIPYPTADGFLALRTWLRPAHAEIDTVEVGEGSMTVTATLYGDAASVEEGTEVRVVSRTDTAYDFSVAARAVGERGFRFTVPYGEIMARRSVEHDLWDLRLDTVPVGRIGGDVVERRKTDLVPGEVFDHFERGRTRVRPYFTVNNELALSAKDMAAD
- a CDS encoding PaaX family transcriptional regulator produces the protein MEDEILDADVVGAPQLRPQSLVLSFFGNHVLDLGEGGLGVYSGSIIDVLGRVGTGEQAVRSTLTRMVNRGLLRRQREGRRMFFGLTPHAGDILRDGGQRIWRDGAVNEDWDGTWTLLGFSLPESWQRQRHDLRSRLTWSGFGALYSGLWIAPGRVDVREIVSELGLDAHVKVFHAQADEFTDIGLMIRESWDLEILAARYVAFDKRWTAADLAAADPIATRLRLVAEWLRIIRTDPRLPVQHLPAEWPARQAQDTFRRIAEQTEGPAGRMAADVLETTPLHPASLERP
- a CDS encoding MFS transporter produces the protein MSPSPLPNPAEQAEEALRARQLRRVALSGLLGTAVEFYDFLVYGTVAALVFGELFFPGADPAVGTIAAFGTFAAGYVARPLGGIIFGHFGDRLGRKSMLLLTMGLMGGASFLIGLLPTYDTIGVWAPVLLITLRVLQGIAIGGEWGGATLMVVEHAGEKRRGLWSSFTQMGAPLGSLLSSVVVTFVVAMPRDQFAAWGWRVPFLLSVVLLGVGLFVRLKVVESPLFAKVKKDRGEARLPIVDVLRRPRALVLAACVGIGAFTAQSLLTSYLIAYATGIGYPRPQVLTALTVSAGVALVVLPCASALSDRVGRRPVVLAGAIASVALAFPVLALVDSKSPGLLILAVVLGHGFAQSVMYGPLGALLTEMFGTKVRYTGASLGYQLATLIGAGFSPMIAGSLVAANGGSSTPISLLICGGAAITAVTVWFVRETHRESLGEVSLREGAAKEGVAS
- a CDS encoding VOC family protein; protein product: MIAAVDHVLLAAPPGAEDRLRAYYVGVLGMTEIPKPPALAVRGGCWFGAGEVILHLGAEWGFRASKKAHPGLRVRGIDAYAARLAGRGAVVAWDDDLPGYRRFYSEDPVGNRLEFLEPV
- a CDS encoding trans-aconitate 2-methyltransferase, with amino-acid sequence MPATSPTWDPQQYLRHAGHRARAFVDLLAHVPEPPAARPRIADLGCGPGNVTRLLADRWPTAHITGYDNSPEMLDRAHVDHEGPTPGGGRIGFAAADVRTWAPPEPYDLIVSNATFQWVPGHLDRFPVWVDALAPGGTFAFQVPGNFDSPSHRLMRELAHSARWKDRLGETLRHDDAVRAPAGYLAALADLGCEVDAWETTYVHLLQGEDAVLDWVTGTGLRPVLTELGADAEPFVAEYRDALREAYPPTAHGTPFPFRRIFVVAHKPEASR
- a CDS encoding MarR family winged helix-turn-helix transcriptional regulator, which translates into the protein MEDEVDRLVAAWRRERPDLDVEPLEVLSRVSRLARHLDRARRLAFAEHQLEPWEFDVLTALRRAGNPYQLSPGQLLTQTLVTSGTMTNRIDRLTKKGLVERLPDPSDRRGVLVRLTDEGRDRADQALAGLLDQERAILAELSRAQRGDLAGLLRQLTAPFDNIPG